In Fusarium verticillioides 7600 chromosome 4, whole genome shotgun sequence, the following proteins share a genomic window:
- a CDS encoding phospholipid-translocating ATPase — protein sequence MPPSPRYRASDPPDSPANDSDSDLDLDIQELDPISTTPAPRDSDRPSTEPQTSRIALRNLRMGGVRRAGKRNRGYGDLGQDRDGNDEHSQALLGEHNSSAPRWSEGTGYNEDDQPLLGGQPSQGRKSLNSDRVSSRLRLPSFMSGSKKPGPSDAEDQEDDDPSSSRHVAVGSTQPVRFPNNIISNAKYTALTFLPITLYNEFSFFFNMYFLLVALSQAIPALRIGYLLTYIAPLAFVLCITMGKEAFDDIARRRRDTEANSEEYNILVFQDADSNLAPVRQRKLLKSEVLQKHSRKKSKGARENLSDILEEDDVEAPPPSSRVVEVSRKSKDLKVGDVLKLTKGQRVPADVVILKCFTSEAPAPVPIPEEPAEEDTLLAFDGEETQAKGKQPAEAASEQETESGPGGETFIRTDQLDGETDWKLRLASPLTQNLPTEEFVRLRVTGGKPDRKVNEFLGTIELVESRKDALAHHATVQDSDASHTAALSIDNTAWANTVIASQATTLAVIMYTGPQTRSALSTAPSRSKTGLLEYEINSLTKILCALTLALSIILVALEGFGNTKDNVWYVKIMRFLVLFSTIVPISLRVNLDMGKSAYSWFIQRDPGMPGAVVRTSTIPEDLGRIEYLLSDKTGTLTQNEMEMKKIHVGTVSYANEAMDEVSTYVKQGFYIPPSADAAAQNMLITPSSTYSSTTTMGTTRTRREIGTRVRDVVLALALCHNVTPTVDIEDGKEVTGYQASSPDEIAIVKWTESVGLRLVYRDRKSMVLEYTNSKRPVVRVRILDVFPFTSEGKRMGIIVHFHEDVKVKNPSLSTGEIWFFQKGADTVMSSIVAANDWLDEETANMAREGLRTLVVGRKKLSYDQYKEFSARYQEASLSISGRDAGMQRVVSHYLEHDLELIGVTGVEDKLQKDVKPSLELLRNAGIKIWMLTGDKVETARCVAVSSKLVARGQYIYTVSKLKKKDNAQEHLDFLRSKTDACLLVDGESLTLFLTHFRLEFISIAVQLPTVVACRCSPNQKAEVAKLIREYTKKRVCCIGDGGNDVSMIQAADVGVGIVGKEGRQASLAADFSIEQFCHLVKLLVWHGRNSYKRSAKLAQFVIHRGLIIAVCQTMYSIAIKFEPEGLYKDWLLVGYATVYTAAPVLSLVLDKDVDENLANLYPELYKELTSGRSLSYRTFFVWVFVSIYQGGMIQGLSQILTEVDGPKMVAVSYTVLVLNELLMVAIEITTWHPIMIISIIGTFVLYIGSIPFLGGYFDLQFLITWGFVWRVLAIGAVSLIPPYVGKLIRRTMKPPSYRKVQSH from the exons ATGCCGCCCTCACCGCGATATCGAGCTTCCGACCCACCCGACTCTCCCGCGAATGACTCCGATTCCGACCTTGATCTAGATATTCAGGAGCTCGACCCAATATCAACTACTCCAGCTCCAAGGGACAGCGACCGCCCTTCAACCGAGCCACAGACATCGCGGATAGCACTGCGAAACTTGCGCATGGGTGGAGTGCGGCGAGCTGGAAAGAGGAATCGCGGGTATGGCGACCTCGGCCAGGACAGGGACGGAAACGATGAGCATTCTCAGGCATTATTGGGGGAACATAACAGCAGTGCGCCTCGATGGTCGGAAGGAACCGGCTACAATGAGGATGATCAACCACTGCTAGGGGGCCAGCCTTCGCAAGGCCGGAAGTCTCTGAACTCGGATCGAGTATCTTCACGTTTACGACTACCTAGTTTCATGTCGGGCTCGAAGAAACCAGGACCGAGCGATGCGGAGgaccaagaagacgacgacccatcctcttctcgacatgTGGCCGTGGGATCGACTCAACCTGTGCGGTTTccaaacaacatcatctcaaatGCCAAGTACACAGCCTTGACATTCCTCCCCATTACCCTCTACAACGaattctctttctttttcaacATGTACTTCCTTCTCGTGGCACTGTCACAGGCGATACCCGCCCTGAGAATTGGCTACTTATTAACGTACATTGCACCATTGGCGTTTGTACTCTGTATTACCATGGGAAAGGAGGCATTCGATGATATTGCAAGACGGCGAAGAGACACTGAAGCGAATTCGGAAGAGTACAACATTCTGGTTTTCCAGGATGCCGACTCCAATCTTGCCCCTGTACGCCAACGAAAACTGCTCAAGTCTGAAGTATTACAGAAACACTCCaggaagaagtcaaaggGGGCTCGAGAGAATTTGTCAGACATtctggaggaagacgatgtcgAGGCACCTCCGCCATCCTCACGAGTTGTCGAAGTCAGCCGCAAGTCAAAAGATTTGaaagttggtgatgttctcaAACTGACAAAGGGACAACGTGTACCTGCAGATGTTGTCATCTTAAAATGCTTCACTTCCGAGGCGCCAGCTCCTGTACCAATTCCCGAAGAACCAGCAGAGGAGGATACCTTGTTGGCGTTCGACGGCGAAGAGACTCAAGCAAAAGGAAAACAACCCGCAGAAGCGGCATCAGAGCAAGAGACTGAAAGCGGACCAGGAGGGGAGACTTTCATCAGGACCGATCAGTTGGATGGTGAGACGGATTGGAAGCTCAGACTTGCTTCACCACTCACACAAAATCTACCAACGGAGGAGTTTGTTCGTCTGCGCGTCACCGGTGGAAAGCCAGACAGGAAGGTAAACGAGTTTCTGGGCACAATCGAGCTGGTGGAATCTCGAAAGGATGCATTGGCGCACCATGCGACAGTACAAGACTCTGACGCTTCCCATACGGCTGCTCTGTCAATTGATAACACAGCATGGGCCAATACTGTGATCGCCTCCCAAGCCACGACCCTGGCCGTCATCATGTACACAGGTCCCCAGACGCGATCTGCTCTATCAACAGCCCCCTCTCGTTCCAAGACCGGCCTGCTCGAATACGAAATCAATTCTTTGACTAAGATCTTGTGCGCGTTGACATTGGCTCTTTCCATCATCCTTGTCGCGCTCGAGGGTTTCGGAAACACTAAGGACAATGTGTGGTACGTCAAGATTATGCGATTTTTGGTTTTGTTCTCTACTATTGTCCCCATCAGTCTGCGTGTGAACTTGGACATGGGCAAGAGCGCATATTCCTGGTTTATCCAACGCGATCCTGGCATGCCTGGAGCAGTTGTTCGAACAAGTACTATACCAGAAGATCTCGGCCGAATCGAATACCTGCTCAGCGACAAAACTGGTACACTAACCCAAAAtgagatggaaatgaagaagatccatgTTGGTACTGTGTCTTATGCCAACGAGGCAATGGACGAAGTGTCAACATATGTTAAACAAGGCTTCTACATCCCGCCATCTGCAGACGCTGCTGCCCAGAACATGCTTATCACTCCATCATCCACATACTCTAGCACTACAACAATGGGCACGACACGTACAAGACGAGAGATTGGCACGCGAGTTCGAGATGTAGTTCTGGCACTCGCCCTTTGCCATAATGTTACACCTActgttgatattgaggatGGCAAAGAGGTTACTGGgtatcaagcatcatctcctgACGAAATCGCCATTGTAAAGTGGACAGAATCAGTCGGGCTGAGGCTTGTGTACCGAGATCGCAAGAGTATGGTATTGGAATACACGAACAGTAAGAGACCGGTGGTTCGCGTGCGAATCCTTGACGTTTTCCCTTTTACTTCCGAAGGTAAGCGAATGGGTATCATCGTTCACTTCCACGAAGACGTCAAGGTGAAGAACCCAAGTCTCTCTACTGGCGAAATCTGGTTCTTCCAGAAGGGTGCTGATACAGTCATGAGCTCCATCGTTGCAGCGAACGATTGGCTCGACGAGGAGACCGCCAATATGGCGCGTGAAGGCTTACGCACACTGGTCGTTGGTCGCAAGAAGCTCTCATACGATCAGTACAAGGAGTTCTCGGCtcgctatcaagaagccTCGCTTTCGATCAGTGGGCGTGACGCTGGCATGCAGCGGGTGGTCTCGCACTACCTGGAACATGACTTGGAACTCATTGGCGTGACTGGTGTCGAGGATAAGCTGCAGAAGGACGTGAAACCTTCTCTAGAGCTCCTCCGCAATGCTGGTATCAAGATTTGGATGTTGACTGGTGACAAGGTCGAGACAGCCAGATGTGTTGCTGTCAGCTCCAAACTGGTGGCTCGTGGCCAGTACATCTATACAgtttccaagctcaagaagaaggataacgcccaagaacatcttgactttctccGGAGCAAGACAGACGCTTGTCTCTTGGTAGATGGCGAAAGTCTGACTCTCTTTCTGACACACTTCCGTCTTGAGTTTATCTCCATCGCCGTCCAGCTGCCCACCGTTGTTGCTTGCCGTTGTTCGCCAAACCAAAAAGCCGAAGTTGCCAAACTCATCCGCGAGTACACCAAAAAGCGCGTATGCTGTATCGGCGATGGTGGCAACGATGTCTCAATGATCCaagctgctgatgttggtgttggcattgTTGGCAAGGAAGGTCGACAGGCTAGTTTGGCGGCAGATTTTTCTATCGAGCAGTTCTGTCATCTTGTCAAGCTATTGGTCTGGCATGGCCGTAACAGCTACAAGCGAAGTGCTAAGCTCGCGCAGTTTGTTATCCACCGCGGTTTGATCATTGCTGTGTGTCAGACTATGTATAGTATTGCTATCAAGTTTGAGCCTGAGGGTCTATACAAG GATTGGCTACTTGTCGGCTATGCTACTGTATATACCGCAGCCCCTGTACTGTCACTTGTGTTAGACAAGGATGTGGACGAGaaccttgccaacctctACCCCGAGCTCTATAAGGAACTCACTTCTGGACGATCTCTATCATACAGAACTTTCTTCGTTTGGGTCTTTGTATCCATCTACCAAGGCGGCATGATTCAGGGCTTGTCACAGATCCTCACTGAAGTCGACGGGCCCAAGATGGTTGCTGTCAGCTATACCGTTCTAGTGCTCAACGAGCTTCTCATGGTGGCCATTGAGATCACGACATGGCATCCCATTATGATCATCAGTATCATTGGTACTTTCGTCTTGTATATCGGCTCCATACCTTTCTTGGGCGGATACTTTGACCTTCAGTTCTTGATAACATG GGGATTCGTCTGGCGTGTACTAGCCATTGGTGCTGTTTCACTGATCCCGCCATACGTGGGCAAGTTGATTAGGAGGACAATGAAGCCTCCGTCGTACAGGAAGGTTCAGAGCCACTAA
- a CDS encoding RuvB-like helicase 1, giving the protein MVQISEVKGNKRDNRTAAHTHIKGLGLKSDGYAEKQAAGFVGQVGARESCGVVVDLIRAQKMAGRGVLLAGGPGTGKTALALAISQELGTKIPFCPIVGSEIYSTEVKKTEMLMENFRRAIGLKVRETKEVYEGEVTELTPEEAENPLGGYGKTISTLLIGLKSAKGQKKLRLDPSIYEAIQKERVTVGDVIYIEANTGACKRVGRSDAYATEFDLEAEEYVPIPKGEVHKKKEIVQDVTLHDLDVANARPQGGQDIMSMMGQLMKPKMTEITDKLRGEINKVVSKYIDQGVAELVPGVLFIDEAHMLDVECFTYLNRALESPISPIVVLASNRGMCTIRGTDDIVAAHGIPADFLTRLLIIPTTPYEAEEIKRIVRIRSSTEGVSVSDAAIDKISEHGVRISLRYCLQLLTPASILAKANGRSQIDVQDVAECEDLFLDARRSAALLSSEAGRGYLA; this is encoded by the exons ATGGTCCAGATCAGCGAGGTGAAGGGTAACAAGCGAGACAATCGCACAGCCGCCCATACTCATATCaagggcttgggcttgaaaTCAGATGGATATGCAGAGAAGCAAGCGGCCGGGTTTGTCGGTCAAGTCGGCGCGCGTGAG TCCTGCGGCGTTGTAGTGGATTTGATCCGGGCTCAGAAGATGGCTGGCCGAGGTGTGCTGTTGGCAGGAGGACCTGGAACTGGAAAGACCGCTCTCGCGCTCGCGATCAGCCAAGAATTGGGAACCAAGATTCCCTTTTGCCCCATCGTTGGCAGCGAAATCTACTCCAcggaagtcaagaagaccgagatgctgatggagaACTTCCGAAGAGCCATTGGTCTAAAGGTCCGAGAGACGAAGGAAGTGTATGAAGGAGAGGTTACAGAACTCACACCTGAGGAGGCCGAAAACCCGTTAGGCGGCTACGGCAAGACCATCAGCACGCTCTTGATTGGACTCAAGAGCGCAAAGggacagaagaagctccGCCTCGACCCAAGTATCTACGAAGCAATTCAGAAGGAGAGAGTAACGGTCGGCGACGTGATCTATATCGAAGCGAACACGGGTGCCTGCAAACGAGTTGGCCGATCAGACGCCTACGCCACGGAATTCGACCTGGAGGCGGAGGAGTACGTACCCATTCCCAAGGGTGAGGTacacaagaagaaggagatcgtGCAAGACGTTACGCTACATGACCTCGATGTGGCCAATGCCCGCCCCCAAGGCGGCCAGGATATTATGAGCATGATGGGCCAGCTaatgaagcccaagatgacgGAGATTACAGACAAACTTCGTGGAGAGATCAACAAAGTAGTCAGCAAGTACATCGACCAGggtgttgctgagcttgtgCCAGGCGTTTTGTTTATCGATGAG GCACACATGCTCGATGTGGAGTGCTTCACCTACCTCAACAGAGCCTTGGAATCGCCCATCTCCCCCATCGTGGTCTTGGCCTCCAACCGGGGAATGTGCACCATCAGAGGCACTGACGACATTGTCGCGGCTCACGGAATCCCTGCCGACTTCCTCACACGCTTGCTCATCATCCCTACAACGCCCTACGAGGCGGAAGAAATCAAGCGCATCGTGCGGATACGCTCATCGACCGAAGGCGTCTCAGTTTCAGATGCTGCCATTGACAAAATCTCGGAACACGGCGTCCGCATCAGCCTGCGGTATTGCCTGCAGCTGTTGACCCCTGCAAG CAttctggccaaggccaacggCCGCTCGCAAATCGACGTTCAGGACGTTGCCGAGTGTGAGGACTTGTTCCTTGATGCTCGCCGAAGTGCCGccctcctcagcagcgaGGCCGGGCGAGGATACCTCGCGTAA